The Caulifigura coniformis genome includes a region encoding these proteins:
- a CDS encoding peptidoglycan recognition protein family protein, with protein sequence MPRFQFLIALAAIALAVCLSGCGPEPSAHAQVPTAIRKRPRPATSPAPAVSPSPAPPAAPQKSPPPTTASGEGWSPPVPLRDWEFLVVHHTATDTGDVATINKEHQKRKDSTGAAWRGIGYHFLIGNGKGMPDGAIEPTFRWTEQSDGAHAGSLRHNERGIGICLVGNFNKSAPTKKQLAALKNLMAWLQKETGIPNERILRHSDIKPTACPGKKLPLLR encoded by the coding sequence ATGCCCCGTTTCCAGTTCCTTATCGCCCTCGCAGCCATCGCGCTGGCGGTCTGCCTCAGCGGATGCGGCCCCGAGCCCTCCGCCCACGCGCAGGTGCCCACGGCCATCCGGAAACGCCCTCGACCCGCCACCTCACCGGCCCCCGCCGTGTCTCCGAGCCCCGCGCCGCCGGCAGCGCCGCAAAAATCGCCCCCCCCGACGACCGCGTCAGGGGAAGGATGGTCTCCGCCCGTTCCGCTGCGGGACTGGGAGTTCCTCGTCGTCCATCACACCGCCACTGATACAGGGGACGTCGCCACGATCAACAAAGAGCATCAGAAGCGGAAAGACTCGACCGGCGCCGCGTGGCGCGGCATCGGCTACCACTTCCTCATCGGCAACGGGAAGGGAATGCCCGACGGCGCGATCGAACCCACCTTCCGCTGGACGGAACAGTCCGACGGCGCCCACGCCGGATCACTGCGGCACAACGAACGCGGAATCGGGATCTGCCTCGTCGGCAACTTCAACAAGTCAGCTCCCACGAAAAAACAGCTCGCGGCCCTGAAGAACCTGATGGCCTGGCTCCAGAAGGAAACCGGCATCCCCAACGAGCGCATCCTGAGGCACAGCGACATCAAGCCAACTGCCTGCCCCGGAAAGAAGCTGCCGCTGCTCCGATGA
- a CDS encoding ADP-ribosylglycohydrolase family protein — MNEDAVIGCLLGAAVGDALGLPYEGLSKQRAARLLGSPDRFRMLGRRGLVSDDTEHLCLVSQSLIQSGGDVDRFERELARRLRRWFLMLPAGIGLATLKACLKLCLGIPPSRSGVRSAGNGPSMRASIIGSCVESKEHCLELVRRSSRMTHTDPRAIDGAKAVAMAARLSSKRLIPSGQLSMRFLAEAIPCLEQDCADIMRRAAESVVRGESTEAFARSLGSTKKVTGFVLTSVPVAIHAWLTSPDDYMNAVTSVIVLGGDTDTMAAITGGIVGCRVGENGLPSDLLRDLRDPPRSIAWMRSLGSQLARQHGSEKPVELQLAPLFCRNALFAVVVLAHGLRRLAPPW, encoded by the coding sequence ATGAATGAAGACGCGGTCATTGGGTGTCTGCTCGGAGCAGCGGTTGGTGATGCGCTTGGGCTGCCGTATGAGGGGCTTTCGAAGCAGCGGGCGGCCAGGCTGCTTGGATCACCCGACCGATTCCGAATGCTGGGGCGACGGGGACTCGTTTCCGACGACACGGAGCACTTGTGCCTTGTTTCACAATCGCTGATCCAATCGGGCGGCGACGTGGATCGTTTCGAGAGAGAACTTGCCCGCAGGCTCCGCCGCTGGTTTCTCATGCTTCCGGCCGGGATCGGGTTGGCGACGTTGAAGGCCTGCCTGAAACTCTGTCTCGGAATCCCTCCGTCCCGCAGCGGAGTCCGATCGGCCGGAAATGGGCCCTCGATGCGAGCCTCCATCATCGGCAGTTGCGTGGAATCGAAGGAACATTGTCTGGAGTTGGTCCGACGCTCTTCCCGGATGACGCACACTGATCCGCGAGCCATCGACGGCGCGAAGGCCGTCGCGATGGCCGCGCGGCTCTCGTCGAAGCGCTTGATCCCCTCCGGTCAGCTTTCGATGCGTTTTCTTGCCGAAGCGATTCCCTGCCTTGAGCAAGACTGCGCCGACATCATGCGACGTGCCGCCGAGAGCGTTGTCCGCGGCGAGAGCACAGAGGCGTTTGCCCGATCACTCGGCTCAACGAAAAAAGTGACCGGCTTTGTGCTCACGTCCGTGCCTGTGGCGATTCACGCGTGGCTCACTTCGCCGGATGATTACATGAACGCTGTGACCAGCGTGATCGTTCTTGGTGGAGATACCGACACGATGGCCGCAATCACGGGCGGCATTGTGGGATGCAGAGTCGGCGAGAATGGATTGCCGTCCGATCTTCTACGGGATCTGCGGGATCCACCGCGGTCGATCGCATGGATGAGATCTCTCGGATCTCAACTCGCTCGTCAGCACGGCAGTGAGAAGCCTGTTGAACTCCAGTTGGCGCCGCTCTTCTGCAGGAATGCCCTTTTTGCGGTCGTCGTCCTGGCCCACGGGCTCCGCCGACTCGCGCCACCCTGGTAG
- the nadC gene encoding carboxylating nicotinate-nucleotide diphosphorylase, translating to MSPVFDESERRAALELIHLALNEDLADRGDLTTAAIIPPSAQGAVSIVARRPGIVSGLPIVPLVFQKVDPQVRVELQVADGDRVDRGTVTAVLTGSTRSLLIGERTALNFLTHLSGVASLTRKFVDLAHGTRAKILDTRKTLPGWRALEKYAVRCGGGVNHRMGLYDGVLIKDNHLAAWIGLEDRPTLREAVTRARTTSPAGVTIEVEVDSLAQLQDVLQAAPDIVLLDNMPPDMMREAIALRDQQAPQVRLEASGSVTLDSVAAIAATGVDRISIGALTHSAPALDLAFDWGALA from the coding sequence ATGTCTCCAGTTTTTGACGAATCCGAGCGCCGCGCCGCTCTTGAACTGATCCACCTGGCCCTGAACGAAGACCTCGCCGACCGCGGCGACCTCACCACGGCGGCCATCATCCCCCCCTCGGCACAGGGGGCCGTGAGCATCGTCGCCCGCAGGCCGGGCATCGTCAGCGGACTCCCGATCGTGCCGCTCGTCTTCCAGAAAGTCGACCCCCAGGTCCGCGTCGAACTGCAGGTTGCCGACGGCGACCGCGTCGACCGCGGAACGGTCACCGCCGTCCTCACCGGCTCGACACGATCCCTCCTCATCGGCGAACGCACGGCCCTCAACTTCCTCACGCACCTCAGCGGAGTCGCGTCGCTCACGCGGAAGTTCGTCGACCTCGCACACGGAACCCGCGCGAAGATCCTCGACACGCGCAAGACGCTCCCCGGCTGGAGGGCCCTCGAGAAGTACGCCGTGCGATGCGGCGGCGGAGTGAACCATCGCATGGGCCTCTACGACGGAGTGCTCATCAAGGACAACCACCTCGCCGCCTGGATCGGACTCGAGGATCGCCCCACGCTCCGCGAAGCCGTCACCCGCGCGCGGACGACATCGCCAGCCGGCGTCACCATCGAGGTGGAAGTCGATTCGCTCGCGCAGCTGCAGGACGTGCTGCAGGCCGCGCCGGATATCGTGCTGCTCGACAACATGCCGCCCGACATGATGCGGGAGGCCATTGCCCTCCGCGACCAGCAGGCGCCGCAGGTCCGGCTCGAAGCCTCCGGCAGCGTGACGCTCGACTCGGTGGCTGCGATCGCCGCCACCGGCGTCGATCGCATCAGCATCGGCGCGCTGACTCACTCCGCCCCCGCGCTCGACCTCGCCTTCGACTGGGGAGCGCTGGCGTAA
- a CDS encoding S1C family serine protease: MPSVFKKSVPESIEDARLIEEHVTKLVERCRKATVALRVGRAYGSGVIVSEDGLILTAGHVINRPGRNVEVTLWDGTRVTGETLGRNRSLDSGMIQLPGDRKWPFAPLANDDIPYPGTWCLALGHPGGYDAKRGVVARLGRTIISRKRFLQTDCELVGGDSGGPLFEMSGKVIAIHSRIGEAANYNFHVPISVYRDEWDRLKNGEDFAGHSGALLGLTGVPNTGGLGLKVTKVFPGEPAEKAGVQVGDIVVLFQAKEVRTIDRLTELVGQELPGKVVTLEIIRAGATRKIEVELGMRWD; this comes from the coding sequence GTGCCATCGGTCTTCAAGAAGTCGGTCCCGGAATCGATTGAAGATGCCCGGCTGATTGAAGAGCACGTCACGAAGCTGGTGGAGCGTTGCCGCAAGGCGACGGTCGCCCTCCGCGTCGGGCGGGCGTATGGATCGGGAGTGATCGTTTCTGAAGACGGGCTGATCCTGACCGCGGGCCATGTCATCAATCGTCCCGGCAGAAATGTCGAAGTGACGCTGTGGGATGGAACCCGGGTGACCGGGGAAACTCTGGGACGCAACCGCTCGCTCGACTCGGGGATGATCCAGCTCCCGGGCGACCGCAAATGGCCGTTCGCTCCCCTGGCCAACGACGACATTCCCTATCCGGGAACGTGGTGCCTGGCGCTGGGGCATCCCGGCGGGTATGACGCGAAGCGCGGGGTCGTTGCCCGGCTGGGGCGGACGATCATCTCGCGCAAGCGATTTCTGCAGACCGACTGCGAACTCGTGGGCGGCGATTCCGGCGGCCCACTGTTCGAGATGTCGGGCAAGGTGATCGCGATTCACAGCCGGATCGGCGAGGCGGCGAACTACAACTTTCACGTGCCGATCTCGGTCTATCGTGATGAGTGGGACCGCCTGAAGAACGGGGAGGATTTTGCGGGGCACAGCGGTGCGCTGCTGGGTTTGACCGGCGTGCCCAATACGGGCGGGCTGGGGTTGAAGGTGACCAAGGTGTTTCCGGGCGAACCGGCGGAGAAGGCCGGGGTGCAGGTGGGGGACATTGTGGTTCTCTTCCAGGCGAAGGAAGTGCGAACGATCGATCGACTGACCGAACTGGTCGGGCAGGAGCTTCCGGGGAAAGTGGTGACGCTGGAGATCATTCGCGCGGGGGCGACCCGCAAGATCGAGGTGGAACTCGGGATGCGGTGGGATTAG
- the purM gene encoding phosphoribosylformylglycinamidine cyclo-ligase has translation MSSEPLTYRSAGVDLDLYEQAMDRLPAMMKKTNTGRVMPLPGGFAGLFRLFGEGKKYEDPVLISGTDGVGTKIKVAAMARRYDTIGIDLVGMCVNDCLCLGAEPLFFLDYLALGKDNPDLIANIVKGVCDGCEQAGAALLGGETAIMPDLYAPADFDLAGFCVGVAERSQLLDGKRVRPGNVMVGIASTGLHSNGYSLVRKIVFDHGRYGIDDYVAELKQTVADVLLTPTQIYARLVSTVLGKERDNVTAIAHITGGGLADNAVRVLPEGCKLVVDRGSWTAPPVFEWLQRIGNVDREEMFRVFNMGIGLVLFVDAAAADRVQALAKESGFASWIVGEVQAGETNATYRG, from the coding sequence GTGTCCTCCGAACCGCTCACCTACCGCTCCGCTGGCGTCGATCTCGACCTGTATGAACAGGCGATGGACCGGCTGCCGGCCATGATGAAGAAGACCAATACCGGGCGGGTGATGCCGCTGCCGGGGGGCTTTGCGGGGTTGTTCCGGCTGTTTGGCGAGGGGAAGAAGTACGAAGACCCGGTGCTGATCTCGGGGACCGACGGGGTCGGGACGAAGATCAAAGTGGCCGCGATGGCCAGGCGCTACGACACGATCGGGATCGACCTGGTCGGGATGTGCGTCAACGACTGCCTGTGCCTGGGGGCGGAGCCGCTGTTCTTCCTGGACTACCTGGCCCTCGGGAAAGACAACCCGGACCTGATCGCGAACATCGTCAAAGGGGTGTGCGACGGCTGCGAGCAGGCGGGGGCGGCGCTTCTCGGCGGTGAAACGGCGATCATGCCGGACCTGTATGCTCCGGCTGATTTCGACCTCGCGGGGTTCTGCGTCGGCGTGGCCGAACGGTCGCAACTGCTGGATGGCAAACGGGTGCGGCCGGGGAACGTGATGGTCGGCATTGCGTCGACCGGGTTGCATTCCAATGGCTACAGCCTCGTCCGCAAGATCGTGTTCGATCACGGCCGCTACGGCATTGACGACTACGTGGCGGAACTGAAGCAGACGGTGGCCGACGTCCTGCTGACTCCGACGCAGATCTACGCCAGGCTCGTGTCGACGGTGCTCGGCAAGGAACGGGACAATGTGACGGCGATCGCCCACATTACGGGGGGAGGCCTTGCGGACAACGCGGTGCGCGTGCTGCCGGAAGGGTGCAAGCTCGTGGTCGATCGCGGCAGCTGGACGGCGCCGCCTGTTTTCGAATGGCTGCAGCGGATCGGAAACGTCGATCGCGAAGAGATGTTCCGCGTCTTTAACATGGGGATCGGCCTGGTGCTGTTCGTGGATGCGGCCGCGGCCGATCGTGTGCAGGCGCTCGCGAAGGAATCGGGATTCGCTTCGTGGATCGTTGGCGAGGTGCAGGCCGGTGAAACGAACGCGACGTATCGGGGATGA
- the cimA gene encoding citramalate synthase has product MMRIQLYDTTLRDGSQGEGVNFSLQDKLLITSMLDELGFDFIEGGFPASNEKDSEYFQRVAEGVPELHGGGTRPLANAKVVAFGMTRRKGIAASEDQGLQALVKSKAPVCTVVGKTWDLHVTEVLRVSLEENLAMIRDSIAYLKSEGRTVFYDAEHFFDGYQANPDYATKTIRAAIEGGVDMVIFCDTNGGSLPEKIAATIDSIRPHVTVPFGIHCHNDCEVAVANSLKAVDSGAVQVQGTINGIGERCGNADLVSVAANLALKKGRQVLAEGGVGRLTEISRYVYELANMNFRNGQPFVGRSAFAHKGGMHVHAVNRIAHSYEHIDPAVVGNERRILVSELSGRSNIMAKTTKFNLGDDNALMKRILDRVVELEAEGYQFEAAEASFDLLVKKEIGQYEPKFRRLHYHVVVQMDASGLDSPGARPALPMTQATVKVQVGNRIELVAGEGDGPVNALDNALRKALVPAYPQLSTMRLVDYKVRVINSTEGTAAKVRVVIESADDQDVWSTIGVSENVIEASWQALADAIDYKLLKDNGQLT; this is encoded by the coding sequence ATCATGCGCATCCAGCTCTACGACACAACGCTCCGCGACGGCAGCCAGGGAGAGGGGGTCAACTTCTCCCTCCAGGACAAGTTGCTGATCACCAGCATGCTCGATGAACTGGGCTTCGACTTCATTGAAGGAGGATTCCCGGCCTCCAACGAGAAGGACTCCGAATACTTCCAGCGCGTGGCGGAGGGAGTTCCCGAGCTGCATGGCGGCGGGACGCGGCCGCTTGCGAACGCGAAGGTCGTCGCCTTCGGGATGACGCGGCGCAAGGGAATCGCCGCCTCGGAGGACCAGGGACTCCAGGCGCTCGTCAAATCGAAGGCGCCGGTCTGCACGGTCGTCGGCAAGACGTGGGACCTGCATGTGACCGAAGTGCTGCGGGTATCGCTGGAGGAGAACCTGGCGATGATCCGCGACTCGATCGCCTATCTGAAGTCGGAAGGGCGGACGGTGTTCTACGACGCCGAACACTTCTTCGACGGTTACCAGGCCAACCCGGATTACGCGACGAAGACGATCCGGGCGGCGATCGAGGGGGGCGTCGACATGGTGATCTTCTGCGACACCAATGGGGGGAGCCTGCCGGAGAAGATCGCGGCCACAATCGACAGCATCCGTCCGCACGTGACGGTTCCGTTCGGCATCCACTGCCATAACGACTGTGAAGTCGCCGTCGCGAACTCGCTGAAGGCGGTCGATTCGGGCGCGGTGCAGGTGCAGGGAACGATCAACGGCATCGGCGAGCGGTGCGGCAACGCGGATCTCGTGAGCGTCGCGGCGAATCTGGCCCTCAAGAAGGGGCGCCAGGTGCTGGCGGAGGGAGGCGTCGGCCGGCTGACGGAGATCTCCCGGTACGTGTACGAGCTGGCGAATATGAACTTCCGGAACGGGCAGCCGTTCGTCGGCCGCAGCGCGTTCGCGCACAAGGGGGGAATGCATGTTCACGCGGTGAACCGCATCGCCCACAGCTACGAACACATCGATCCGGCCGTCGTCGGCAATGAGCGGCGGATCCTGGTGAGCGAGTTGTCGGGCCGGTCGAACATCATGGCCAAGACGACCAAGTTCAACCTGGGCGACGACAACGCCCTGATGAAGCGGATCCTGGACCGGGTCGTCGAACTCGAGGCCGAGGGTTACCAGTTCGAAGCGGCCGAAGCGTCGTTCGACCTGCTGGTGAAGAAGGAGATCGGCCAGTACGAGCCGAAGTTCCGGCGGTTGCATTACCACGTCGTGGTGCAGATGGACGCCTCGGGACTGGATTCGCCCGGCGCCCGGCCTGCCCTGCCGATGACGCAGGCGACGGTGAAGGTTCAGGTCGGAAATCGCATCGAACTCGTGGCGGGCGAAGGGGACGGCCCCGTCAATGCGCTCGACAATGCCCTGCGGAAAGCCCTGGTGCCCGCGTATCCGCAGCTCTCGACGATGCGGCTGGTGGATTACAAGGTGCGGGTGATCAATTCGACGGAGGGGACAGCCGCGAAGGTGCGCGTGGTGATCGAGAGCGCGGACGACCAGGACGTGTGGAGCACGATCGGCGTCAGCGAGAACGTGATCGAGGCGAGCTGGCAGGCTCTGGCGGATGCGATCGACTACAAGCTGCTGAAGGACAACGGCCAGCTGACTTGA
- the thiC gene encoding phosphomethylpyrimidine synthase, giving the protein MSQSANYVLPPLGLNPSTTAAGTTPGSFARKPTIAPGPEGRYTFASPDTPGMPEPSMKTAWDFLPDGWATFVDAADQATCVSRDPESGLRPYSFKQSDGSTRHVTLDKRWKGFQPVTQLEYARLGIITGPMKRVAEREPHLTPAQVRDEVAAGRMIIPANINHLKYQLDPMAIGRASKTKINANMGASPVSSSTDEEVDKLKWAEKWGADTVMDLSTGGNLDECRAAIIRNSTVPIGTVPIYSMIIGRKLYDLDAETILATLKHQAQQGVDYFTIHAGVLREHLQFVKKRLIGIVSRGGSLLAKWMIDHDAENPMYTLWDDICDVMRGYDVSFSIGDGLRPGGLADATDRAQLAELCTLGELTERAWRKGVQVMIEGPGHVPFDQIEYNMKLQRTLCHGAPFYVLGPLVTDIFPGYDHITSCIGATSAGFHGASMLCYVTPKEHLGLPKKDDVKQGCIAYKIAAHAADVALGIPGSRDRDDELTKARAALNWEKHFELSFDPDTARAYHDEDLDVDTDFCAMCGHDWCSVRISKEIVEFASGKEDGYQWKKAKVTAALTPEQQQILASRGNLSPEEIHKLASKTKKAVGAKEGEKASCHSDYVDDDSAKRLQERSLPLVELNTTN; this is encoded by the coding sequence ATGTCCCAGTCCGCCAATTACGTCCTGCCCCCGCTCGGACTGAACCCCTCCACCACAGCCGCCGGCACCACCCCCGGCTCGTTCGCCCGCAAGCCGACGATCGCCCCCGGTCCCGAAGGCCGCTACACGTTCGCATCGCCCGACACACCCGGGATGCCCGAACCCTCCATGAAAACCGCCTGGGACTTCCTCCCCGACGGCTGGGCGACGTTTGTCGATGCGGCGGATCAGGCAACTTGCGTCTCTCGGGATCCGGAATCCGGCCTCCGACCCTATTCATTCAAGCAGTCCGACGGCTCAACGCGACACGTCACTCTCGACAAGCGCTGGAAAGGATTCCAACCCGTCACCCAGTTGGAATACGCCCGCCTCGGCATCATCACCGGACCGATGAAGCGCGTCGCCGAGCGCGAACCGCATCTCACGCCGGCCCAGGTCCGCGACGAAGTCGCCGCCGGCCGCATGATCATCCCCGCCAATATCAACCACCTGAAATACCAGCTCGACCCGATGGCGATCGGCCGGGCGTCGAAAACCAAGATCAACGCCAACATGGGGGCCTCCCCCGTCTCGTCCAGCACCGATGAGGAAGTCGACAAGCTGAAGTGGGCCGAAAAATGGGGCGCCGACACGGTCATGGACCTCTCGACCGGAGGCAACCTCGATGAATGCCGCGCGGCGATCATCCGCAACAGCACCGTCCCCATCGGCACCGTCCCCATCTACTCGATGATCATCGGCCGGAAGCTCTACGACCTCGACGCCGAAACGATCCTCGCCACCCTGAAGCACCAGGCGCAGCAGGGCGTCGACTACTTCACCATTCACGCCGGCGTGCTCCGCGAACACCTCCAGTTCGTGAAGAAGCGGCTCATCGGCATCGTCTCCCGCGGTGGCTCGCTCCTCGCCAAGTGGATGATCGATCACGACGCCGAAAACCCGATGTACACCCTCTGGGACGACATCTGCGACGTGATGCGCGGCTATGACGTCTCGTTCTCGATCGGCGACGGCCTCCGCCCCGGCGGACTCGCCGACGCCACCGACCGCGCCCAGCTCGCCGAACTGTGCACTCTCGGCGAACTCACGGAACGCGCCTGGCGCAAGGGCGTCCAGGTCATGATCGAAGGTCCCGGCCACGTGCCGTTCGACCAGATCGAATACAACATGAAGCTCCAGCGCACGCTCTGCCACGGAGCCCCGTTCTACGTCCTCGGCCCGCTCGTCACCGACATCTTCCCCGGTTACGACCACATCACCAGCTGCATCGGCGCCACCTCCGCCGGCTTCCACGGCGCCAGCATGCTCTGCTACGTCACGCCCAAGGAACACCTCGGTCTTCCCAAGAAGGACGACGTGAAACAGGGCTGCATCGCCTACAAGATCGCCGCCCATGCCGCCGACGTGGCCCTCGGCATCCCCGGCTCGCGCGACCGCGATGACGAACTGACGAAGGCCCGCGCCGCTCTCAACTGGGAGAAGCACTTCGAGCTCAGCTTCGACCCCGACACCGCCCGCGCCTATCACGACGAAGACCTCGACGTCGACACCGACTTCTGCGCCATGTGCGGCCACGACTGGTGCAGCGTCCGCATCTCGAAAGAGATCGTGGAATTTGCCAGCGGCAAGGAGGATGGATACCAGTGGAAGAAGGCCAAGGTGACGGCCGCTCTCACCCCCGAGCAGCAGCAGATCCTCGCCTCACGCGGCAACCTGAGCCCGGAAGAAATCCACAAGCTGGCTTCGAAGACGAAGAAGGCCGTCGGCGCCAAGGAAGGCGAAAAAGCCTCCTGCCACAGCGACTATGTGGATGATGACTCGGCCAAGCGCCTCCAGGAACGCTCCCTGCCGCTCGTCGAACTCAACACCACGAACTAA
- the bioB gene encoding biotin synthase BioB, with the protein MSVGSVETEVGSRWHALAAKVLSGGEISRDEAHEILACPDVEMPDLLAAAFRIRRKHFGLKVHFYYLKNAKSGLCPEDCSYCSQSKISDAPIERYSIANERVLLEGARRAKESQARTYCIVASGRGPGDREVDHVCNTVKKIKDETGLHICVCLGLLKPDQARRLAEAGVDRVNHNLNTSRRFYEEICTTHTFQDRIDTLNVVRESGMELCSGLIVGMGETPEDIVDVVMELRGLKVESIPVNFLHPVDGTPLAQKADLNPRECLRALCLLRFAHPTVEIRIAGGRELNLRWLQPMGLYPANSMFVSDYLTTKGQPADEDFKMVRDLGFEIVTGDHMESPCDSHDDCELEAAEAATA; encoded by the coding sequence ATGTCGGTTGGTTCGGTCGAAACTGAGGTCGGTTCGCGGTGGCATGCGCTGGCGGCAAAGGTCCTGTCCGGCGGAGAAATCTCCCGCGACGAGGCCCACGAAATCCTCGCCTGCCCGGATGTCGAAATGCCCGACCTCCTCGCCGCCGCCTTCCGCATCCGCCGGAAGCATTTCGGCCTGAAGGTCCACTTCTACTACCTGAAGAACGCCAAGAGCGGTCTCTGCCCCGAAGACTGCAGCTACTGCTCCCAGTCCAAGATTTCCGACGCCCCGATCGAACGCTACTCGATCGCCAACGAACGCGTCCTCCTCGAAGGCGCCCGCCGCGCCAAGGAATCGCAGGCACGCACCTATTGCATCGTCGCCAGCGGCCGCGGCCCAGGCGACCGTGAAGTCGATCACGTCTGCAACACCGTCAAGAAGATCAAGGACGAAACCGGCCTCCACATCTGCGTCTGCCTTGGCCTCCTGAAGCCCGATCAGGCCCGCCGTCTCGCCGAAGCCGGCGTCGACCGCGTCAATCACAACCTCAACACCAGCCGCCGCTTCTACGAAGAAATCTGCACCACCCACACCTTCCAGGATCGCATCGACACGCTGAATGTCGTCCGCGAAAGCGGCATGGAGCTCTGCTCCGGCCTCATCGTCGGCATGGGCGAAACGCCGGAAGACATCGTTGACGTCGTCATGGAACTCCGCGGCCTGAAGGTCGAGTCGATCCCCGTCAACTTCCTGCACCCCGTTGACGGCACGCCCCTCGCCCAGAAGGCCGACCTCAACCCCCGCGAATGCCTCCGGGCGCTCTGCCTCCTGCGGTTCGCTCACCCGACCGTCGAGATCCGCATCGCCGGCGGCCGCGAACTGAACCTCCGCTGGCTGCAGCCCATGGGCCTCTACCCGGCGAATTCCATGTTCGTCAGCGACTACCTGACGACCAAGGGCCAGCCGGCCGACGAAGATTTCAAGATGGTCCGCGATCTCGGATTCGAAATCGTCACCGGCGATCACATGGAGTCGCCCTGCGATTCGCACGACGACTGCGAACTGGAAGCGGCAGAGGCTGCAACAGCCTGA
- a CDS encoding outer membrane protein assembly factor BamB family protein, translating into MLLRYATCLSIAIAGSMATAEWRGFRGTESTAVATTPAPTSWSDTENIAWKADLPGRGLSSPIIVGDRVFLTASSGGRQDRLHVLCFDDSKGNLLWERQFWATGRTIAHPTTCNAAPTPVSDGQRIYAFYSSNDLVCLDLDGNLQWFRGLTHDYPNASNSLGMSSSLIVAHGVVIAMVENDTDSLTTGIDSLTGEELWKLNRPRKANWTSPVHWKGNTPEDDLVLIQSSAGVVAIAPRTGETKWSFDDGASTVPSLVVADGVAYVPSHGITAIKPGESTPNVAEIVWQEGGLNPGTSSLVVHKDKVYLISDAGVLSCADAKTGKREYQSRLPKGHCSGSPVISGDHLYVFNEEGNGIVVDLTNKGKVVHQHSFGQSILCTAAISEGALYVRSDKTLWKIAAK; encoded by the coding sequence ATGCTGCTGCGGTACGCAACGTGTTTGAGCATCGCCATCGCCGGGTCGATGGCGACAGCGGAATGGCGCGGGTTCCGGGGAACGGAATCGACCGCCGTGGCGACCACCCCCGCGCCGACCTCGTGGTCCGACACCGAGAACATCGCCTGGAAGGCCGATCTGCCAGGCCGCGGCCTGTCGAGCCCGATTATCGTCGGCGATCGCGTCTTCCTGACGGCCTCCAGCGGCGGCCGACAGGACCGACTGCATGTTCTCTGCTTCGACGACTCGAAGGGGAACCTCCTGTGGGAGCGCCAGTTCTGGGCCACCGGTCGCACCATCGCCCACCCCACCACCTGTAACGCCGCGCCCACTCCCGTGAGCGACGGCCAGCGGATCTATGCCTTCTACTCCAGCAACGACCTCGTCTGTCTCGACCTCGATGGCAATCTGCAGTGGTTCCGCGGACTGACGCACGACTATCCGAACGCCAGCAACAGCCTTGGAATGTCGTCCTCGTTGATCGTCGCGCACGGGGTGGTGATCGCGATGGTCGAGAATGACACCGATTCCCTCACCACCGGCATCGATTCCCTCACGGGCGAAGAACTCTGGAAACTGAACCGGCCGCGGAAAGCCAACTGGACGTCTCCCGTCCACTGGAAGGGAAACACTCCTGAAGACGACCTGGTGCTGATCCAGTCGTCGGCCGGAGTGGTCGCGATCGCCCCCCGAACGGGTGAAACGAAATGGTCGTTCGACGATGGCGCGTCCACCGTGCCGTCACTCGTGGTGGCCGACGGAGTGGCCTACGTCCCGTCACATGGAATCACGGCCATCAAGCCGGGCGAATCGACCCCCAATGTCGCCGAGATCGTCTGGCAGGAAGGGGGACTTAACCCGGGAACGAGTAGCCTCGTGGTCCATAAGGACAAGGTCTATCTGATCTCGGACGCCGGAGTCCTCAGCTGCGCCGACGCGAAAACCGGCAAGCGGGAATACCAGTCGCGCCTGCCGAAAGGCCACTGCAGCGGCTCGCCCGTGATCTCCGGCGATCATCTCTACGTCTTCAACGAGGAAGGGAACGGCATCGTGGTCGACCTGACCAACAAGGGGAAGGTCGTCCACCAGCACAGTTTCGGGCAGTCGATTCTCTGCACGGCCGCGATCTCCGAGGGAGCCCTCTACGTCCGCAGCGACAAGACGCTCTGGAAGATCGCCGCGAAGTAA